The window CCCTCTCGAAGAACATCACGACACCTGACATGGCCCAATAATACCATCGTCCAATCGGTGCCTCAACTTGATTCTCCTTGGCGAAAAGGCATGAGGGCATGACAGCGTTCCTTTGCCCTGACACTATCACGTCTGAAAGCATGTTGACGCTCTGCACGGACGAATACCATGATTTGGTCACCCTTTTACTCACGTTTCTTATCAAGCTGCCCGGAGCAACAGCCGATCTCCACAGTACCAGGATGATATCTCGGAGACTGGAGAGCCAAAATGAGCATCCAGAAGTGGTCCGACAGGATGATCTTCGTGGAACTGTCGGCCGAACCCGAGGCAAGCGACGAACTCGAAAACCTCTTTCGCTGTGTTCGTGATCGCCGTGACTGCGCTGTGGTGGTCGATCTAAGCAAGGTGACGGTCCTGACCTCCACATCACTGGCCATGTTGCTGCGTCTCAAGAAACTGTTGGATGGCTGGGAACAGCCCCTTTTGCTCTGCTCGGTAGGCTACACCACCCAAGGAATCATCTCTGCGATCGGCTTGGATGGATTATTTGAGGTTGTCCCCAACCAGTTCGACGCGTTCGCAAGAGTTCAGGCGACACCCGATGTCGCCATGACAGGGGCCCCAGAAGCTATTTGAGCAACCCAAGGCGTTCCAGCATCTCCCAACGCTCGGTTTGAATAGGACCGCCCAGTCGAGCTATACCAACCCAACAGTCCCTACACTACGCTCACAGCCTGAAGAGAATCATACCCCCCACTCGCATTGAGCCAGCAGCCCCCTCTTCAAGCGCCGGCACGTGAGAGCCCGAGCCATTGCCATAACAGATATGGCCGAGTCAAGACGCGGCAGCGCACCCTACTGAGGAGTCCGATAACCCGTTTTAGCGTATTTCTTCACATTTGACGCCTTGCCCCGTTTTTCAGACACACCTACACATAGAACCAGAGCCATATTATCCGCTTTCTTCACATTTCCTCCGAAATGAACAATCCGGACCCCTCAAAAGCCCCCCCCCGTGAACTGGAAAAGTGAGAGTTGGCCGGTGACCTATGCGTAGGCAGCCTGTGGGCGGCGACCATCATCGGACTTACGGGCCTCGCTATAGGCCTGAGCCATCTTTTCAGTGGAGGGCGCCAGGTAGACCGAGGTCGTCTTGAGGCTTCGATGTCCCACCTGTTTCTGCACGACCGGAAGGGGCACGCCCCGGTCCACCACGTAGTGCATCAGATGGCTGTGCCTCAATGAGTGCACGGTGAACATCTTCAGATCCCTGCCGTGCCGGTCTTTGCCATAAACCTGCTGCAAGCCGGCCTTGGTGACATAGTGCTGGAAGATCTGGCGGATGCGGTTTTCGGTATAGGGGGTATTCCAGCGTTTTCCAGGGTGAAATAGGTAGGCATCGGCTTTGAGGACCTTTTCATCCCGCTTGTTCATCAGGCCCTTGTACCTCAGGAGGCTCTTGAGTTCATTGGTCAGGCCTCTGGGCAGATAGCTGACGCGTGGGTGTCTGGTCTTGGTATTCTCGGCCGGGAAGAAGACCGTACTGCGGCTGAAGTGCACGTGCTTGATCTGAATGCGAACGAACTCCCCGACCCGGCAGCCCAGTTCGTAGATCACCTGGAACATCAGTTTGTGATGGTACTGATCGACACTGTCGAAGAACTGCTGCAATTCATCCTGGGTCAGATAGCGGATGATCTCGCCGAAACGCTCGTATCGCTTGGCTCGTCTCGATTGTCTGCGTGCGTTGTGCCGCACGGCGGCGGGTTCATTGGGGCGGATGGTCTCCATGCAAATGTGAAATCACATCGGTATAAAAACCTTGTGTCGGTCACCCCATTCACAGACACAGGAGAACCGAAAAGCTTAAATACTTCAGAGTCTTCACAGTCATAAGGCTCAGAAAGACCCACGGGCATCACACCTGTCGCGACCTTGCGGACGCTCACGTCACAAGAAGCCGATGCAGGAGATGATAGGACCGCGTGCTCCGGCCATCTCGATAGCCCCGCCACTTCGGCGTATTCCGGCCCGCAAGACCTGGAATACCATGCAATCGCCAGACCCCCATCGCTGGCCTTCATAGCCACAGCTTTCTCCATCCCTCTCACATCCAGCGTTTCGGCCTCGAATGTCACATCCACTTCTGCCCCGCCCTTCTCCTTTGAGTTCACCCTCTTCCAGCCCGTAAAACCCGGAATACCCTGAAATACCCCCCTACCGGCAGATGCCGTCATGCCAACTGCCACCACGTGGGGCGTCTCGTTGTCCTGTTCTATATGCCACCTGCCAGGACCATCTGTGCCCACACCATGGCTCGTGCCCGTTGGCTGCCCGCCGCACGACTGCGCACCTGCACCGTCGGCGTTTCGCTGCTGATGCTGATGGTCACACCGCGGCCTTCGAGCCGGTCTGCCTGGCTGATCGCTCCCGCAAAAAGGTCGCTCCGTGGGCGACCTCTCTCGGCCTTCGATATCTCAGCATCAGCCAAAAGGTATAAATACCCCATCATCCTGTACGATCGTACGGATTGGTATCATCCAATCGATCAGGAATAACCGGAACATGGCAAAACCCGAAACTGTTTTCAAAGTGGGCGCCGTCCGGGCCTCGATATTCAGAAATACCGTTGAGCGAAACGGCCAGAGTATCCCGTTGCCCAAGGTGGTCATCGAAGTCCGCTACAAGGACAAGACAGGCCAATGGAACGGAACCAACAGCCTCAGTCTCAACGACATCCCCAAGGCGATCCTGGCCCTCCAGAAGGCATTTGAGTATCTGACCGGGCACAAAGAGCCCGAATCACCCGAAAGCCTCTCCACAGGCCCCCAATAGGCCCAGAAGCCCACTTCCCACAAAGCATCGAGAGCTGAATTCTCATCCTGCTACCTGGAGGGCCGCAGGCACTTTTTCCATTCCCACCTCATCAACGCTCGGCCATATGGCCCGAGCTTCTATTCATACCCACAGAGCCTCTGGTCGTTCCAGGGGCCTTTTCGTGCGCGAACCTGATGGCGCGCTCGTTCAAACCAGCATGCCATCGCCATTCATGGAGGTATTGCCCATGCAGATCATAAGAGCACAAGTCAGCGAACGCTTGCTGTCCAAGGCCACAAGGCTCTTCACCGGCGCCGTGGACGGTCGGATCATCGAGATCCTGCAGAACGCCAGAAGAGCGGGTGCCACAGAGGTGCACATCATCAACAGCAGCGGCCAGGTCACGGTTAGTGACAACGGTCGTGGCATCGAGGACTTTGCCGCACTATTGGACCTGGGCCGATCCGGCTGGGATGACCGCACCGAGTATGCCGAGGACCCGGCCGGCGTAGGTGTGTTCTGCCTGGCGCCGCGCGAAGTGTGCATCAAATCCGGCGGCAAACAGGCGGTCATTAAGGGCAAGGGCTGGACCGGCGAGCCGGTCGAGGTGTTGACGGCAGAGCGGTCCTGCAAGGGCACAGAGATTGTCTTCGACGATCAGCCCTGGCTGTTCGAGACGGTCCAGAAGCACGCGGTCTTCAGCGGCTTGACCGTGACTGTAGACGGCGAGCTGTGCGCACGTGAACCGTTCGTATCGGATACGGCATCGCCGCATCCGGAACTCGGCTGTCGGGTCGAGGTGCGCGAACGAAATACCCTGAGTCAGTGGCACACTCAATGGAAGCGCAGCTACTACGCCGACGACGTCCTGGTCAACTTTCACGGCCAGGTGGTGGCGTTTACCTACATGCCCCTGAGCGAGCATTTGCAGTTCCTTGTCGACCTGACGGGCGAACCGACAGGGATTCGGCTGATGCTGCCGGCGAGAGTCCAACTCATCGAGAACGATGCCCTGAACGAACTCAAGGCAGCGATCGAACGTGAGGCCTACCTGTACATCCAGAAGCGAGGCTCTCACAAGCTCAAATTCAGCGAATACCGCCGAGCCAAGGAGCTCGGCATCGCATTGCCGGAGGCCGACCCCGCGTTCCAGGTGGGTCTGCTGACCGGTGAACCTGTCGAACCGGTTGAGGTCACAAAGCCAAAGGACTTTCCACTGGCGCAGTGTTATCGCCTGGGTAAGACGTGCATGGATGCCGATGACGCGAACGAGGCGAACGTCCATCTTCTCTCGGCCCTGGGCACATTCGAATCGCCCTTTGTCGTAGTGGACATCTCGCCGGACTACGACGGCTACACCTGGGCCCGATTGCCGACTGTCGAACAGGTCGAAGTCAAGGCCGGCAAGGAGATCCAGTCGCAGTACCTCTGGTGTGAGAGGCTGGTTGCCGTCGAAAGCATTCAGATTTCGGCCCATACCAGTGACGGCCGAACGTTCACATCGGTCGTGCCAATGGCCATCCGTGAACACACCCGGCCGGAAGGTGCAGGCACCTGGGTCGCGACCCATGTACTGGTGACACCGATGGCGAGAGACCAACTGAGCCCTGCCGACATCTGGTTTCACTGTGGGGGCTTCTCCGAAGACGGTGACACGTACGATACGCAACTGGAGGATTTCGAAGGACAGTTGAATCGGTTCTGGGCCGAGCTCATCGGACCGGGAGAATACCTTCGGCAGAGGCTCCTGGACTGCGTTCGAGATTTCGACCTCCAGTGGAAGCACATCAGTATCGAATCCAGCGGCAAGGTCTGGATCACCTACGAGGACGGCACCGCCCGGATGCTGCAACCGCCTGAGATCTCGGCTGCTTCGTGAGGCAGGCAGGACAATCCCAATCATCATCAACCCAGCATGGCACGCCATCCAATCGAGGCGTGCCATCGCACGTTTTGGAGGTAAAGAATATGGCATGGAGACCAACACAGTATCTGGTAGAAGGCGAGCTCGACAACACCCATTTGGGCAAAGTCACCGGATGGATGCGGTTCGCCGGAATGAACGACAAGGTGACGCTTGATTTGGAAGGGGATTTCCACAGGGACATCCGCGGCGCGAAGATTCGCTTCACAGGCGATGCATCTGAGACAGACCCACCGGCCGATGCCAAAGAGTACATGGCGGGTTTTGCCCTGCATCACACCGGCAAGGTCGGCGACATGACGGCGGGCCTGCCACCAGCAGACTATGTGGCCGGCTATTGCTATCTGGAATGGTACGGTGAAGAGAACGGCCGCGTGGTCATCGAGCTGGAACCGACACAGGTCGAGGTGATTGGGACACCGATCCCGGCGCGGGAGTCCTATCCTGTCTCACGGGACACCCAGAAACGCAACATGGCCGAGTTCCTCGGCGAGATTGCCGCCGAGACGAACCTGCCGGCAGAACGCGTGGTCTGTATCGGTGGCGATACGACGGTTACAGCCGACAGACGGACGGCCAACGACAGGGTTCGCGGCATGAAGCTCCTGCCGCAGGAGATCCGTAAGATACTGCCGCCGCTCTATGCCCAGGATGGCAAGGGCGCAAAGGCCATTGCGTATCTGAAGTACTTCACTCCTTCAAGTTCATGGACTTGGTACATCACGGAAGGATCGCCCATCAAGGACGAGAGCGGCAAGGAGGTGGATTTTCACTTCTTCGGCCTGGTGGACGGCCAGGACAAAGAGCTGGGCTACGTAGCCTTGTCGGAGCTGGAAAGCGTTCGGGGTCCCATGGGCTTGCCCATCGAGCGCGATCTCTGGTGGAAGCCAAAGACCCTGGAAGAGATCGCGCCGGAGATGTTTCCGTCCGAGGAAAGAACGGAGGGACAGGGATGACGAGGAGATGCCAGAGTTCACGAGGTAACAATAGTGGTGCGAAGGCCAACGGCAAAGCTCTCAGTAGCACGGGCCGGGGCCAAAGACTCCTGCCGTATGCGATCCGCGAGAATCTGCCCATCCTGGGCTCGCAGCGCAGGCTCGGCGGCAGAGCAAAGGCCCTGGTGCGATGGTCTACCCTCGATGGCTCACGCGAATGGTACGTCACCGAAGGTTCGGCTCGAAGGACTCCGGACGGCAACGCCGTGGACTATCTGCTCTATGGCCTGGTCGTAGGGCAAGGCCGGAAGTTCGATTACTTCTGGCTGTCGGATGTGATGATGCACCACAGTCCGGGGGGCATGCGTGTGGAGCGAGATTCTCGCTGGCGGCCGAAGAGGCTCGATGAGATCGCCCCGCAGATGTTCAGGTCCCAAGACAAAGAACAGGAGGACTGATTATGGAACAATACTGCCAGAATCCACTCTGTAACAACGAGGCCACCAAGGTCGTGGCGGTCTCTGTAGACAAGCCATCCGATCAGCGGCGATCGCTCTGTGCGGTCTGCGACGAGGCTTACTCCTGGGGCGTACAGCATGGTTGCATGAGGGCCACGCCCAAGAAGCTCTGGATTGCAGCTGTGACCCACCGTGGCGATGTCGTTCATGCCAAGGCCGTTGCCGGGAAGGTCAAGGCGGTCAAGGCCCTGGCCGAGTACCTCAAGACCGAGGAAGGCTATGTGGGCCCGGCCGAGTTGCCCGGCATCTGCGCCTGGCTGGCCGAACACGATGAACGGTTGGGCATCGAGCTCTTCGCAGCATCGGTAGATGCCGCCGGCGAGGACTCGTGTTCCTGCGATGCACCGGACGATGCGAACGCTCGGAGATGCCTGATCATTGACCCTCCACCGCAGGAAGAGGGCCCGGAGCTGCTCTATCGCGCGGTCTATGCCATCGACGTCAACGCACACAACGCCCATCAGGCCGCTGAACGGGCGTACGACATCATGACCGATCCAGAGTCCATGCGGCCGGTGCTCTATGTATTGGACGGCGATGGCTCCCAGAGCATTGTGGACCTGGCGGCCGAATCGTCACAGGCATCGGACAGATCTGAAGCCAGCGAATCGCAGGCAAAGGTGCGCAAATTCATCCAGACGAACGGGACCCGCTGCCCGCAGTGCAGTAGCAAAGAGATCGACTTCGGTGGCGTCGAGCTGGATGCCCGCTGCGCCTATCAGGAAGGCTACTGTCGGAGTTGTCAGGCGAGGTTCTGTGCCGTGTACCGGCTGGCGGGGTACGGATTGCACGTCGGCGGCTCGTTTGAGGTCCGTACCCTCTCAGACGACCACGCCGCAGCCGGAGAGGATGGCCGACGAACTGAGAGCTGACGAACGAACGTCGGCTGTACCCACAATACAGAGAACCCATTGAAGGAGATTGCCATGCTCAACGAAGTCTACGACACCATCGAGGCAGTCCTCGAAGGCCTCGATACCGGGGGCGAACCATCCCGTGCCTACGCCGAGGAGATCAAGATGCTCAAGGATGTACTGGGCTATCCGGATCCTGCGGCCGATGCGCACGATGAGGCCATGAGGCGGTATCACATCGCCCGAAAGCTCGAACGATTGGGCATCGAAGCACAGGATGTGACCGTTGCGCTGCCGGTTGTGCCCGTCACACACTGGCTGGCCGGCACTTGCACGAACACTGCACCAGGCGCCCCCACAGAGCCGTGCGACCTGGCTCGACTGCTCCAGGTCCTCTGCGACACGATCCGCGCCGAGCTGAACTGAGCATCCACACCGCATCGCATACACCCCCCCCCACAACGACACTTCACCTCTCTAACTGACCTACCCTCAGTAACCCGAACCCAGATGAAAGGATACACCATGAACCCCAAGGGACACTCTGCGCGCAGTCCGCCTCTGTGACACGAGCACAGCATCACACTCCATAGCAAACACGCTCACTGTATACACATACCGAAAGGAACAAACTATGAAGATCCTGTTCATCAATAATTCAGGTGGCGGCTTCGCCGATTATCTGGACGTCAACGATCAAACGACTGTGTCGCAGTTCTTCAAGGACAAGATGCCTCATGAGCGGCCTGAAGACTATCTGATCCGCGTCAATCGCCAGCCGGTGCCGCGCGATTACGTGCTGCAAGCCAACGACCGCGTGACCGTCACGCCCACGAAGATCGAGGGGGCGGCATAGCCGTTCCACGTGATGAACATCACCAAGGGCATCTGTCTGCTTCTGGCGGGCAGGTGCCCTTTGCCATTTGAAAGGAACCATCATGAATGACAAGGAACTGGTACGCGTCGCGGCGGCCATCGAGAACGCTTTGTGGCAGTTGCGCAAGAGCCGCTACGCGAGGTGTGCAGCGCAGTTGAGCCTGTTCGCCGGCACGATACGGAACCTGATCGGCGATTCCCGAAAGCTTGCCGTGGCTGTGTCCCGCGACTGGATTGCAGCGGCCGAACACTCCTGTAAGACGATTAGCCGGCAGTTGGGTGAGATCCCATTCCTGGCTTCCAATATCCAGTCGCTTCTGGACAGGCGACACAGAGAGATGCCAGCTCTCTCTGCGATCGCAGCAGACCTGTGGGCGTTGCAGCAGGAGTTCGATGACGTCGCATTCAACGGCGAGGAAAATGCCCTCTGCGTGGTCACGGAAGCGATTACCCTGGAAGATATCTACCTGGGGCGGTTTCGGATTGCATTGTATCTGGACAGTCTGAGTGAGCTGTATCAGAAGGTGCCGTACTATGTGGTGGCCATCGATCCTCACCCGGCGGCAACCGACAACGCCATAACGCATCCGCATGTGAGCCACGATGTGGTCTGCGAAGGCGACGGCGCAGCGGCTATCAAAGCAGCGCTCGAAACAGGGCGACTGGTGGACTTCTTCACTATGGTCCGCAGCATCCTGACGACCTACAACCCCGACAGCCCCTATGTACCACTGACGGACTGGCATGGGGTGTCATGCTACGAGTGCGGCTACATCGTGGACAGCGAGCAATCCTATTATTGCACCTGTTGTGACAACGCGGTGTGTGATGACTGCTCGGCCGTCTGCGCCGGTTGCAGCGAGATCATCTGCAAGAGTTGCGCCGGTACATGCGAGATCTGCGAGCGTTCGTTGTGTCCGAGGTGTGCGAAGAAGAAGTGCAGTGAATGTGAATCGGTGTGCTGTGAATCGTGTCTTGATGAGGGGCTGTGCCCCGAGTGCAGAGAAGAAAGGCAAAGCAATGAAGAACAGGAAACAGAAGACGAGCAAGAAGCCCCAACCGGTCAAGAAGCAGCGGTTATGGGAGGACGACTGGCCGATGGAGGACAGCGAGCCGGTACAGCCTACGCTGCGGTTCAGCCCGACGGCGTGGGCCAAGCTCCTGTACTTCCGGGACCAATCGGACAATGAGGTGGGCGGCTTTGGCATCACCGATCCGGACGACCTGCTGTTCGTACAGGACGTCGTCGCCGTCAAACAGGAAGTTACCTCCATCAGTGTCAAGTTCGATGACGAGGCGGTCAGTAAGTTCTTCGACGAGCAGGTGGACCTGGGCCGAAGGCCCGAACAGTTCGCGCGGCTTTGGCTGCATACCCATCCTGGAGACTCGCCGGAACCCAGCGACAAGGATGAGGAGACCTTCAAACGCGTGTTCGGCGCGTGCCAGTGGGCGGCGATGGTGATCGTGGCCCAGGATGACAGCACGTACGCCCGCCTGAGCTTTAACGTCGGTCCGGGCAGTCAGGTGTTGATTCCTGTAGGGATCGATTATTCACAGGCGTTTGGCCCCAGCGACCATGACGCTTGGGACACCGAGTATGCGGCCAACGTCAGGGCCGTGGACTGGCTGTGTGAGACGGCTCAGCATGAGAAGCCATCGGCCGATAGGCAATTGTACAGCGATGTCATGCCGTACGATTTCCTGGCGGAATTCGAGGGCATGGAACCGGCCCAACGCCAGGCGCTCCTCGATGAGCTGGCGGACCGGCCGGAACTGTGGGACCGGGAAAGTGAGGTGCTGTTCTTATGAGAGATGACGAAAGGTACAGCCGCCAGCGCGACATCGTGCCGCCGGAACGGATCGTGGTCTGTCGAGCCACAGTGATCGGCGTCGGCGCCATTGGGCGCCAGGTCGCCCTGCAGCTTGCGGCGATGGGAGTCCCGTGGCTCGAACTCGTGGACTTCGATCTGGTCGAGACGAGCAATCTGGCCAGTCAGGGCTACCTGGAAGACGATCTGGGCCAACTCAAGGTCGAGGCCACGGCCATGCAGTGTGAACGCATCAACGCCGGAATCGAGATCGTCTCTGTGCCCCAGCGGTTTCGTCGCAGTATGGAGATCGGCAACGCCGTCTTCTGCTGTGTGGACAAGATCGATGTCCGCCGGCTGATCTGGCAGGCGGTAGGGGACCAGGTGGGCTTCTTCTGCGATAGCCGG of the Anaerobaca lacustris genome contains:
- a CDS encoding STAS domain-containing protein gives rise to the protein MSIQKWSDRMIFVELSAEPEASDELENLFRCVRDRRDCAVVVDLSKVTVLTSTSLAMLLRLKKLLDGWEQPLLLCSVGYTTQGIISAIGLDGLFEVVPNQFDAFARVQATPDVAMTGAPEAI
- a CDS encoding tyrosine-type recombinase/integrase, which translates into the protein METIRPNEPAAVRHNARRQSRRAKRYERFGEIIRYLTQDELQQFFDSVDQYHHKLMFQVIYELGCRVGEFVRIQIKHVHFSRSTVFFPAENTKTRHPRVSYLPRGLTNELKSLLRYKGLMNKRDEKVLKADAYLFHPGKRWNTPYTENRIRQIFQHYVTKAGLQQVYGKDRHGRDLKMFTVHSLRHSHLMHYVVDRGVPLPVVQKQVGHRSLKTTSVYLAPSTEKMAQAYSEARKSDDGRRPQAAYA
- a CDS encoding DUF2958 domain-containing protein, giving the protein MAWRPTQYLVEGELDNTHLGKVTGWMRFAGMNDKVTLDLEGDFHRDIRGAKIRFTGDASETDPPADAKEYMAGFALHHTGKVGDMTAGLPPADYVAGYCYLEWYGEENGRVVIELEPTQVEVIGTPIPARESYPVSRDTQKRNMAEFLGEIAAETNLPAERVVCIGGDTTVTADRRTANDRVRGMKLLPQEIRKILPPLYAQDGKGAKAIAYLKYFTPSSSWTWYITEGSPIKDESGKEVDFHFFGLVDGQDKELGYVALSELESVRGPMGLPIERDLWWKPKTLEEIAPEMFPSEERTEGQG
- a CDS encoding molybdopterin converting factor → MKILFINNSGGGFADYLDVNDQTTVSQFFKDKMPHERPEDYLIRVNRQPVPRDYVLQANDRVTVTPTKIEGAA
- a CDS encoding HesA/MoeB/ThiF family protein codes for the protein MRDDERYSRQRDIVPPERIVVCRATVIGVGAIGRQVALQLAAMGVPWLELVDFDLVETSNLASQGYLEDDLGQLKVEATAMQCERINAGIEIVSVPQRFRRSMEIGNAVFCCVDKIDVRRLIWQAVGDQVGFFCDSRMSAEVLRVLTACDAPSRSHYPSTLFRTEEAFVGPCTAKTTIYCANIAAGLMIAQFTKHLRHLPVDPDIQLNLLASELNVTDACR